A region from the Triticum aestivum cultivar Chinese Spring chromosome 3D, IWGSC CS RefSeq v2.1, whole genome shotgun sequence genome encodes:
- the LOC123075258 gene encoding uncharacterized protein, translated as MGASQPNKEDEGKTMTVDKEMKKIFRVPQDRLDYYLSFKASPVGQSQALRDPSAAAELDKIIVQIQAEQEKMRREYEAKGYATFEADVAGDEEEEDAAAGAIAPCIIQQGEEKEEDTTSPCITPQGDQDLAAPWFIPHRGRRRFRPGVVKQAGGVKKVII; from the coding sequence ATGGGAGCGTCGCAGCCCAACAAAGAAGATGAGGGGAAGACTATGACTGTGGACAAGGAGATGAAGAAGATTTTCCGGGTGCCGCAGGACAGGCTGGATTATTACCTTTCCTTCAAAGCGAGCCCTGTTGGGCAGAGTCAGGCTCTACGGGATCCTTCGGCCGCCGCCGAGTTGGACAAAATCATTGTACAAATCCAGGCCGAGCAGGAGAAGATGAGACGAGAGTACGAGGCCAAGGGCTACGCCACATTTGAAGCAgatgtcgccggcgacgaggaagaggaagatgcagcAGCAGGCGCAATAGCTCCTTGTATTATTCAGCAAGGAGAGGAGAAAGAGGAAGATACAACATCTCCTTGTATTACTCCGCAAGGAGACCAGGATCTAGCAGCTCCTTGGTTTATTCCACATAGGGGCCGAAGAAGGTTTCGCCCAGGGGTCGTCAAGCAAGCAGGAGGCGTTAAGAAAGTAATAATTTAG
- the LOC123075257 gene encoding protein TRACHEARY ELEMENT DIFFERENTIATION-RELATED 7A isoform X2 → MEKPRKPRGFPVGYRPRRKKFARLPPPAAASPASPPPGILPPPPPAAATPAPPPRGPLPPSPTAATTGPPSSRLPPSSSAAPTAPPSSGLLPPPPPSSVLLPPTVAPTVPLGRVLLPPPLDLTSATPLPLDLPPLPPPTVHHRMEKLTEAFTQTKEAIEAELSDEDDEKGSVVLWGLMRADSLNTTLGCYTIDMILVGDASCTYPFFSCV, encoded by the exons ATGGAGAAACCTCGGAAGCCCCGCGGCTTCCCCGTCGGCTACCGCCCCCGCCGGAAGAAGTTCGCGCGGCTCCCTCCACCCGCAGCGGCCTCCCCCGCCTCTCCGCCGCCCGGGATCCTACCGCCGCCACCGCCAGCAGCGGCCACCCCCGCCCCTCCTCCGCGCGGGCCTCTCCCGCCGTCACCAACGGCCGCGACCACGGGCCCTCCGTCCAGCCGCCTCCCTCCATCATCCTCTGCAGCGCCGACCGCGCCCCCTTCCTCTGGCCTCCTACCTCCACCGCCCCCATCG AGTGTCCTGCTGCCACCCACTGTAGCACCCACTGTGCCTCTTGGTCGCGTCCTGCTGCCACCGCCCCTCGAC TTGACCAGTGCCACCCCCCTACCTCTTGACCTTCCACCACTGCCACCGCCCACGGTTCACCATCGG ATGGAGAAGCTAACAGAAGCATTTACACAAACGAAAGAAGCAATTGAAGCTGAACTCAGTGATGAGGATGATGAGAAAGGCTCAGTGGTGCTATGGGGCCTGATGAGAGCAGACTCTCTAAACACAACATTGGGCTGCTATACCATAGACATGATTCTCGTTGGTGATGCCAGTTGCACTTACCCGTTCTTTTCTTGTGTTTAG
- the LOC123075257 gene encoding protein TRACHEARY ELEMENT DIFFERENTIATION-RELATED 7A isoform X1: MEKPRKPRGFPVGYRPRRKKFARLPPPAAASPASPPPGILPPPPPAAATPAPPPRGPLPPSPTAATTGPPSSRLPPSSSAAPTAPPSSGLLPPPPPSSVLLPPTVAPTVPLGRVLLPPPLDQLTSATPLPLDLPPLPPPTVHHRMEKLTEAFTQTKEAIEAELSDEDDEKGSVVLWGLMRADSLNTTLGCYTIDMILVGDASCTYPFFSCV, from the exons ATGGAGAAACCTCGGAAGCCCCGCGGCTTCCCCGTCGGCTACCGCCCCCGCCGGAAGAAGTTCGCGCGGCTCCCTCCACCCGCAGCGGCCTCCCCCGCCTCTCCGCCGCCCGGGATCCTACCGCCGCCACCGCCAGCAGCGGCCACCCCCGCCCCTCCTCCGCGCGGGCCTCTCCCGCCGTCACCAACGGCCGCGACCACGGGCCCTCCGTCCAGCCGCCTCCCTCCATCATCCTCTGCAGCGCCGACCGCGCCCCCTTCCTCTGGCCTCCTACCTCCACCGCCCCCATCG AGTGTCCTGCTGCCACCCACTGTAGCACCCACTGTGCCTCTTGGTCGCGTCCTGCTGCCACCGCCCCTCGAC CAGTTGACCAGTGCCACCCCCCTACCTCTTGACCTTCCACCACTGCCACCGCCCACGGTTCACCATCGG ATGGAGAAGCTAACAGAAGCATTTACACAAACGAAAGAAGCAATTGAAGCTGAACTCAGTGATGAGGATGATGAGAAAGGCTCAGTGGTGCTATGGGGCCTGATGAGAGCAGACTCTCTAAACACAACATTGGGCTGCTATACCATAGACATGATTCTCGTTGGTGATGCCAGTTGCACTTACCCGTTCTTTTCTTGTGTTTAG